The nucleotide window GGTCGCCGCTGTTGGTGAGCTCGACGATGTCCTTGAAGGAAACACCGGTCTTCTTCATGTACGGGACGCTGAGGGCCCAGTTGTAGTAGGCACTTCCGAAGGCAACGCTACCGTCCTCGACCTTGACGAACCACTGGTTCTTGAACTCGTCCGGGGCGTACTTCTTGATGAGCCTGTTGACATCGGTGATGATCTTGGCGAACCTCTGGAGGATGTCGTTCGGGCCGAGCTTGAGCTCCTTGATGAGACGGTCAACCTTGTTGATGAAGAGAACCGGCTTGACGTACTCCCTCAGGGCCTGTCTGAGAACGGTCTCGGTCTGGGGCATGACTCCCTCGACCGCGTCAACGACGATGATGGCACCGTCGATGGCTCTCATTGCTCTCGTAACGTCACCACCGAAGTCAACGTGACCCGGCGTATCTATGAGGTTGATGAGGTAGTCTTGACCCTCGTAGTTGTGAACCATCGAAACGTTGGCCGCGTTGATGGTGATTCCCCTCGCCTGCTCCTGCTCGTCGAAGTCAAGGACGAGCTGCTTTCCAGCCAACTCCTCGCTGATCATTCCGGCACCTGCGAGCAGGTTGTCGCTCAGCGTCGTCTTACCGTGGTCAATGTGAGCGGCAATACCCATGTTCCTGATCCTCTCGGGCTGGGTCATGAGCTCTTTAATCTTCGCAACCATCTCTTCCCTTCTTCCCATTTACACCACCTTCTAACCTGATGAGCTTGTTCACCACTCACTTAAGAAGCCCGGTTATAAATCTTTCCCAGCGGAGAAATGGAAGGGCGCTCCGGACGTTCAAACTACTTAAGGTTTTGGGTTATGGAATGAACCCGGCCCGCAGGAATTTCTCAACCCTCTCCACCATGTCCGCCCTCGCGTAGACACCCCAGCGCCAGTGAGTATCCTTTAGTTCAACGAGGGAGCGAACGAGGGGGGAGACCTCGCTAAGGCGTTTTAAGCCGTTTTCCGTCTCGACGAAGGCGTTCTTCTCCTCGAACTTGGGCTTTGGAGGATAATCCACCAGCGCCAGGTGGTCGAACTCTGCCTCTAGTTCTCTTTTCAGCTCTTCAACTGCCTTCTCGCCCGGGTCTTTATCCGTGTAGAGAACGCGCTTGTAAAGCCTCCTGTCGTCCACCGCCCGAACGAGCTCCCGAACCTCCACCCTCTCACTCGCCCTGAGCCGTGCTATCAGATCAACCTCGTCCATGGTGCGTATTTCATCGGAGGGAATCCCTTCGAGCTCGACAGCCGTTATGAGCATGGCACTCGCTATCTTCGAGACGTGATGCTGGTAAACGGTGGGATACATCATGCTCCTCGCCAGAAGCAGGTTCTGGGCGGCCATGATGCCCTTCTCCCCGATTATCAGCCTCTCAGCATCGTAGTGAAGGTTCCTCACGAGCCTGTCGAGGTCAACCAGGCCGTAGGCCACGCCTGTGTAGTAGGCGTCCCTCACGAGGTAATCCATCCTGTCGGCGTCTATATCTCCGCTCACGAGGGGGTGCTTGAGGAGTTTGATGAACTCCCCCACGGAATAGCGCTCCCTGATAATATCGCTGATTTCGCCGTGCCTTATGAACCACTTCGTGTTCTCCTCGTGCCGCGGGTAGAGGGCCTCGAGCGTGTGGCTGAAGGGATAGTGGCCGAGGTCGTGCAGTAAAGCCGCGTAAACTGCGCCCTCCTCGATTTCGGGGTTGTGTTCGGTTATCCTTTTCGCAAGATAGAAAGTTCCCAGCGAATGTTCGAAGCGCGTGTGCCTGGCCGAGGGGTAGGCTAGGAATACCGGACCGAGCTGGGTTATTCGCCTGAGCCTCTGGAACTCAGGGGTATCAACGAGCCTCAGTGTGAAACCATCCAGTGATATGTCCCCATGAATCGTGTCCCGTATTACTTTCATTTTGACCACGAAGGCCATAGAATCGAAAGATTAATAAACGTGGCGGCGATACGCACCCTGCCGGCCGATACGGGCCGGCCTCTATCCCGGGCCGGGGGGTAGCCCTCAGGGGTTACCCCCCACTAAAACCTGTTCTGTTCCATTATGAACCCGGCATACTTCAGAAGAGCAAAAATTTTAAAGGGAAGCCCTCAAAATTATCTTGTGGCAGGAGTTTGCCGACCCTCCTGCCCTGAGGAAGAGGGGCCTTCTTGGGCCCCCTTCCTCTTTGAACGTTCTATATGTGGTTTGAACAGCTTCTCGACCTCTTCCTGAACCTCCTCCGCTTCTCCGCTCAGGACGAGCTTTCCGTTGCCTATGACAACCACCCAGTCCACTATCGGAATCAGCGGCTCCCAGATGTGGCTTATGACAACGAAGTTGGTCTTTTTCATCTCCTCGATTATCTCAATAACCCTCTCCATGCTGTCGAAGTCTATGTTCGCCAGGGGCTCGTCGAGGAATATCAGCTCGGGCTTCCCTACGAAGGCCTGTGCAAGGGAAAGCCTCTTGAGCATTCCCGATGAGTAGCCGCTTATCCTCTTGTCAAGGAAGCCTTTGACCTCAAACAGCTCCGCAACCCTCTCGACTTCTTCCTCACCGAACC belongs to Thermococcus camini and includes:
- a CDS encoding HD domain-containing protein; the protein is MKVIRDTIHGDISLDGFTLRLVDTPEFQRLRRITQLGPVFLAYPSARHTRFEHSLGTFYLAKRITEHNPEIEEGAVYAALLHDLGHYPFSHTLEALYPRHEENTKWFIRHGEISDIIRERYSVGEFIKLLKHPLVSGDIDADRMDYLVRDAYYTGVAYGLVDLDRLVRNLHYDAERLIIGEKGIMAAQNLLLARSMMYPTVYQHHVSKIASAMLITAVELEGIPSDEIRTMDEVDLIARLRASERVEVRELVRAVDDRRLYKRVLYTDKDPGEKAVEELKRELEAEFDHLALVDYPPKPKFEEKNAFVETENGLKRLSEVSPLVRSLVELKDTHWRWGVYARADMVERVEKFLRAGFIP
- a CDS encoding ABC transporter ATP-binding protein, whose amino-acid sequence is MIEARDLKKHFGSIKALDGVTVGIPKGITLILGPNGGGKSTFLKLATGVYRPSAGEIRVFGEVPWNNGRLKARFGVAYDPPAFPQFTTGREWLTLFAESKGFGEEEVERVAELFEVKGFLDKRISGYSSGMLKRLSLAQAFVGKPELIFLDEPLANIDFDSMERVIEIIEEMKKTNFVVISHIWEPLIPIVDWVVVIGNGKLVLSGEAEEVQEEVEKLFKPHIERSKRKGAQEGPSSSGQEGRQTPATR